The following are encoded in a window of Lacinutrix sp. WUR7 genomic DNA:
- a CDS encoding ribonuclease HII: MKKTWNLFLISLILISCNNTNTHINTIDYIPEDASVIIKVNNLESLKSNLENNDLLRSLSNSKTYTSLSQKLENLKYLNTTNPLLVCFNYDEKDSLQYTVITKQTPDLFAVDSLQNISVEAYLYQSISINKTQIDKSITYNTYKDSIFIASSSKEILETSLITTNKDEDLKAILKTSDTKKPFSILINNKNKQRIQSVFTNDSISFTSFTNYTLVDADISQDAIILNGITKATDSTKSLINIFKNTIAKENNIASIAPSNADGFMSFTFNDFSILNENLKQFRSTDSLTTETTLFDNIVEVGIIYEGKNQSILLNSLDVIATKDALLNDQNLVETYRQIEIYNFSEAGLFRNTFSPLITFKQANYYANIDDFFVFTSTKEALENIIANYQNKTTYSEKEYYQSTKVHLTNASSLLLIANPTGLKHIINTNFKETLNLKLDDYKTSAIQFVYDTNFAHVNAIIKKNKTRARENSVTELYNIKLDADLINNPQLVTNHITKQKEIIVQDINNHIYLISNRGKVLWKKQLQGPVLGEVQQIDMYKNGRLQLAFATPNRVYVLDRTGKDVAPFPLKYNDAITQPLSVFDYDNNKKYRLLVTQGKNVLMYDAKGKPVKGFKFKAAESTINHQPQHFRIGRKDYLTFKTDNKLYIVDRVGKTRVTPKGKYVFSDQAVYLYYNKFTTTTKDGKLVSFSTNGTSSTENLNLSTKHHLATTTKTLVAQTENKLTIKNKTLDLDFGNYDTPKLFYINDKIYVSTTDLQTQKVYLYDSNGVLQNNFPVYGNSAIALDNLDKDNNLEFVTKGENNTLIIYQIN; encoded by the coding sequence ATGAAAAAAACCTGGAACCTTTTTCTTATTAGTCTAATACTTATTAGTTGTAATAATACGAATACACATATTAATACTATAGATTATATTCCAGAAGATGCTTCGGTAATTATTAAGGTCAACAATTTAGAAAGCTTAAAAAGCAATTTAGAGAATAATGATTTACTCCGCAGTCTATCAAATAGCAAAACGTATACTTCATTAAGTCAAAAACTAGAGAATCTTAAATACTTAAATACTACAAATCCGCTTTTAGTTTGTTTTAATTATGACGAAAAAGACAGTCTGCAATATACCGTTATTACCAAACAAACACCAGATTTGTTTGCTGTAGATTCTTTGCAAAACATTAGTGTGGAAGCCTATTTATATCAAAGTATATCTATTAACAAAACACAAATAGACAAAAGCATTACCTACAACACCTATAAAGACAGTATTTTTATTGCTTCCTCTAGCAAAGAAATTTTAGAGACCTCGCTTATTACCACGAATAAAGACGAAGATTTAAAAGCTATATTAAAAACTAGTGATACTAAAAAACCGTTTTCTATTCTTATTAATAATAAAAATAAGCAACGAATACAATCTGTATTTACTAATGATTCTATTTCTTTTACATCCTTTACAAACTACACACTTGTGGATGCTGATATTAGCCAAGATGCTATTATATTAAACGGAATTACCAAAGCAACAGACTCTACAAAAAGCCTAATTAACATTTTTAAAAATACGATAGCTAAAGAAAATAACATTGCATCGATTGCACCAAGTAATGCCGATGGGTTTATGAGTTTTACATTTAACGATTTTTCTATTTTAAATGAAAACCTAAAACAATTCCGAAGTACAGATTCTTTAACAACAGAAACTACGCTTTTTGATAATATTGTAGAAGTTGGTATTATTTACGAAGGAAAAAACCAAAGTATTTTATTAAACTCTTTAGATGTAATTGCTACTAAGGATGCATTACTAAACGACCAAAATTTAGTAGAAACCTACAGACAAATAGAAATTTACAATTTTAGTGAAGCAGGATTATTTCGCAATACATTCTCCCCTTTAATTACTTTTAAACAAGCGAATTATTACGCCAACATCGACGACTTTTTTGTTTTCACCAGTACCAAAGAAGCCTTAGAAAACATTATTGCGAATTACCAAAACAAGACCACGTATAGCGAAAAGGAATACTACCAAAGTACCAAAGTGCATCTTACCAATGCTTCGTCTTTATTATTGATTGCAAATCCTACAGGTTTAAAGCACATTATAAATACAAATTTTAAGGAAACCCTAAATCTGAAACTAGACGATTATAAAACTTCGGCTATACAATTTGTGTACGATACCAATTTCGCACATGTAAATGCAATCATAAAAAAGAACAAGACACGAGCAAGAGAGAACTCGGTAACCGAATTATACAATATTAAGTTAGATGCAGACTTGATTAACAATCCGCAATTAGTAACCAATCACATCACCAAGCAAAAGGAAATTATAGTTCAAGACATTAACAACCATATCTATCTTATTTCTAATAGAGGAAAAGTACTTTGGAAAAAACAACTTCAAGGTCCTGTTTTAGGAGAAGTACAACAAATAGACATGTACAAAAACGGCAGACTCCAATTAGCATTTGCTACTCCTAACCGCGTTTATGTTTTAGATAGAACCGGAAAAGACGTTGCTCCTTTTCCATTAAAGTATAACGATGCTATTACGCAGCCGCTTTCGGTTTTTGATTATGACAATAACAAAAAATATCGACTACTAGTAACGCAAGGTAAAAACGTTTTAATGTATGATGCAAAAGGAAAACCGGTAAAAGGATTTAAATTTAAAGCTGCAGAAAGTACCATTAATCACCAACCGCAACATTTTAGAATTGGCCGCAAAGATTACTTAACGTTTAAAACAGACAACAAACTATATATTGTAGATCGAGTTGGTAAAACAAGAGTTACACCAAAAGGTAAATACGTCTTTTCTGATCAAGCCGTATACCTATATTATAACAAATTTACAACCACAACCAAAGATGGTAAATTGGTTAGTTTTAGCACCAACGGAACGAGTAGTACAGAAAACCTAAATCTTAGTACAAAACATCATTTGGCCACTACAACAAAAACACTTGTTGCACAAACCGAAAACAAGTTAACTATAAAAAATAAAACGTTAGATTTAGATTTTGGTAATTATGATACACCAAAGCTCTTTTATATTAACGATAAAATTTACGTTTCTACTACAGACTTGCAAACGCAGAAGGTGTATTTATATGATAGTAATGGTGTTTTACAAAACAATTTCCCTGTGTATGGAAACTCTGCAATTGCATTAGACAATTTAGACAAAGACAACAACTTAGAGTTTGTAACTAAAGGAGAGAACAACACACTTATTATTTACCAAATAAACTAA
- a CDS encoding ribonuclease HII — translation MLKLNYSKLKLECGTDEAGRGCLAGPVTAAAVILPDNFKNKILNDSKQLSEKKRDLLQPIIETEAICFGFAHVFQEEIDEINILNASILAMHKSIAGLKETPNFIIVDGNRFKPYPDIPHETIIKGDGKFLSIAAASVLAKTYRDAYMNTIHEEFPMYNWKQNKGYPTKEHREAIRKYGITKYHRKSFRLLPEQLRLKV, via the coding sequence ATGCTGAAATTAAATTACTCGAAACTAAAATTAGAATGTGGCACAGACGAAGCTGGCAGAGGCTGTTTGGCTGGTCCTGTTACTGCTGCTGCTGTAATTTTACCTGACAATTTTAAGAACAAAATACTTAATGACTCGAAACAATTAAGTGAAAAAAAACGTGATTTATTACAACCAATTATAGAAACGGAGGCTATCTGTTTTGGTTTTGCACATGTTTTTCAAGAAGAAATAGACGAAATAAACATTCTAAACGCTTCCATTTTAGCCATGCACAAATCTATTGCGGGTTTAAAAGAAACTCCGAACTTCATAATTGTAGATGGAAATAGGTTTAAACCTTATCCCGATATTCCGCATGAAACCATTATAAAAGGAGACGGGAAATTTTTAAGTATTGCTGCAGCTTCGGTTTTAGCAAAAACGTATAGAGATGCTTATATGAATACAATTCATGAAGAATTCCCGATGTATAATTGGAAACAAAACAAAGGCTATCCTACCAAAGAACATAGAGAAGCGATTAGAAAATACGGAATTACAAAGTATCACAGAAAATCTTTCCGACTATTACCCGAACAATTACGCTTAAAGGTATAA